In Actinomycetes bacterium, the sequence CCGGGGCCGGCTACCGCGGGGTCGGGCTGGCCTCGTGCGTCCGCCAGGCCGAACGCACCGTGCACGACCTCGTCCCGCGGCTCACCGGGGCCGCACCGCTCTCGGGAGGACCCGCATGACCGCCACGACCGTGCAGGAGCAGGAGCCGGACCGGGACCGACCGGCTGGGCACCCCGTGGGGCGCCCAGCCGGCGGACGGGTCGACTACGACCAGCGCCCGATGCTCGTGTTCTGGGAGACCACCCGGGCCTGCGCGGTGGCCTGCCGGCACTGCCGGGCCTCCGCGCAGACCCAGCCGCTGCCCGGCCAGCTCAGCTCCGCCGAGGGCCGCGCGCTGGTCGACCAGGTGGCCGGCTTCGGCCGCCCCTACCCGATCCTGGTCCTCACCGGCGGGGACTGCCTGCTGCGCGAGGACCTGTTCGAGCTGGTCGAATACGCGACGTCCCTGGGGGTGCCCACCGCGCTGTCGCCGTCCGTCACCCCGGTGCTCACCCCGGCGATGGTGCAGCGGATCGCGACCAGCGGCGTCAAGGCCGTCTCGATCAGCCTGGACGGCGCCAGCTCGGCCACCCACGAGGGCGTACGGGCGATCGAGCACCACTTCGAGGACACCGTCGCCGCGATCCGGGCGCTGGTCGACGCCGGGCTCACCGTGCAGGTGAACACCACGGTGATGCGGGAGAACCTGCATGAGCTGGCCGACGTGGCGGCC encodes:
- a CDS encoding TIGR04053 family radical SAM/SPASM domain-containing protein; translation: MTATTVQEQEPDRDRPAGHPVGRPAGGRVDYDQRPMLVFWETTRACAVACRHCRASAQTQPLPGQLSSAEGRALVDQVAGFGRPYPILVLTGGDCLLREDLFELVEYATSLGVPTALSPSVTPVLTPAMVQRIATSGVKAVSISLDGASSATHEGVRAIEHHFEDTVAAIRALVDAGLTVQVNTTVMRENLHELADVAALVQDTGAHIWEVFFLVHVGRGVASGAITAEEHEDVCHFLYDASQYGFIVRTVEAPFFRRVVTERRAGGQPPQSAVYAGLAQRLTTLLGPAQRRPSAHTAATRDGKGILFVAHDGEVYPAGFLPLGLGNLRERPLREIYRDDPLLRQIRAAEFSGRCGSCPYADLCGGSRARAFAAGGDPLGEDPACAFDPAVEALRP